TCAAGGGCCGTCGCGCCAGAAACTAGTGAGGACACAAGAACCATGATCATGACCACAGACCGCTATCTGTTTACATCCGAATCCGTGACCGAAGGCCATCCGGACAAGATTGCCGATCAGATCTCCGATGCCATTCTGGATTCTCTGCTGGATCAGGACCCCAACTCCCGCGTGGCCTGCGAAACCCTGGTGACCACGGGCATGGCTTTTATTGCCGGTGAAATCAGCACCAGTGCGTATGCCGATTTTCCTTCCATCGTCCGGGACACCATCCGGGAGATCGGGTACACGGGGTCGGATATGGGGTTTGATGCGGACACCTGTGCCGTTGTCTCCTCGGTGGACAAGCAGTCTGCCGATATCGCACAGGGCGTGGACCGCAAGGCCCCCGAAGAGCAGGGAGCCGGTGATCAGGGAATGATGTTCGGGTTTGCCACCAATGAGACCAAAACCCTCATGCCCGCACCCATCTATTATGCCCACAAACTGTCCAGACGTCTTGCCTATGTGCGCAAGAACAATATCCTCGATTTCCTCCGTCCCGACGGCAAAACGCAGGTTTCCGTGGAATACGCCGGGGGCAAACCCGTGCACATCGACAACGTGGTGGTGGCCTGTCAGCACAATGAGAATATCGCTTATGCCGATCTTGCCGATGCCGTGCGCGAAGAGGTCATTCTGAAAAGTCTTCCCGAAGATCTGCTGGATGATGCCACCCGGATTTT
The Desulfoplanes formicivorans DNA segment above includes these coding regions:
- the metK gene encoding methionine adenosyltransferase, producing MIMTTDRYLFTSESVTEGHPDKIADQISDAILDSLLDQDPNSRVACETLVTTGMAFIAGEISTSAYADFPSIVRDTIREIGYTGSDMGFDADTCAVVSSVDKQSADIAQGVDRKAPEEQGAGDQGMMFGFATNETKTLMPAPIYYAHKLSRRLAYVRKNNILDFLRPDGKTQVSVEYAGGKPVHIDNVVVACQHNENIAYADLADAVREEVILKSLPEDLLDDATRIFINTTGRFVTGGPVADCGLTGRKIIQDTYGGMGNHGGGAFSGKDPSKVDRSGAYMARYIAKNVVAAGLAPTCEVQIAYAIGVADPVSVLVTTGGKGEVSDEALSKAVREVFDLRPYYIVKQLDLLRPIYKNTACYGHFGRERVEFSWEKTDRIEDLKTAVKL